One window of Terriglobia bacterium genomic DNA carries:
- a CDS encoding DinB family protein gives MSGQSEGTYNFLLETYETELLKILGIWSSFPESTMDFRPHPKSRTVLEQMEHQVQSEGRWMKNMLGLDTGDPNPARRSKTGFIEKYHADAGRRLEMMKEKSDAWWQGMTTFFDVPRSRAWVLTRRITHSTHHRGQLVVYLRLLNILVPSVYGPTADTADKVIYSFAGPGEGVDRK, from the coding sequence GTGAGTGGACAATCAGAGGGCACCTACAATTTCTTGCTCGAGACCTACGAAACGGAGCTGCTGAAGATTCTTGGAATCTGGTCGTCTTTTCCTGAATCCACCATGGATTTTCGGCCCCACCCCAAGTCGCGCACTGTCCTGGAACAAATGGAACATCAGGTTCAATCGGAGGGGCGCTGGATGAAAAACATGCTCGGGCTCGACACGGGCGACCCCAATCCGGCCCGGAGGAGCAAGACGGGCTTCATCGAGAAATACCATGCCGATGCCGGACGGCGGTTGGAGATGATGAAGGAGAAGTCAGACGCGTGGTGGCAGGGGATGACCACCTTCTTTGACGTGCCCCGGTCGCGGGCGTGGGTACTCACTCGAAGAATCACCCATTCCACCCACCATCGGGGGCAATTGGTGGTGTACCTTCGCCTGCTCAATATACTGGTGCCGTCAGTGTATGGACCGACAGCGGACACGGCGGATAAGGTAATCTATAGTTTTGCAGGGCCGGGGGAAGGGGTCGATCGAAAATGA
- a CDS encoding bifunctional YncE family protein/alkaline phosphatase family protein, which produces MFSCSRTEIRLSASLFLCLFLTLVDVSLLAQEKQPSSSAGGSVQPARTIPSPLPSKPGEPEGYLLPNGWKLTPAGTQVPLGDLPLRIAVSPDGKLVVATNNGYGDQGLTVVDVEKQEKVLTVPMARAWLGLQFSSDGKKLYASGGGDNKILIYGADRGIQPQAEEILIGDRKQSLFVSGLCVDVPGKRLYAALNLSNELAVVDVKTRSVAKTIAVGDHPYTCVVSPDGSRVYVSNWGSRSVSEVDTVALNEVRTITVGDHPNDLALAANGKRLYVANANSNSVSVVDLAAHRTTETISVALYPQSPIGSTTNALALTRNGQKLFVANADNNAVAVIALAAQGRPQSVVEGFIPVGWYPTALVLSPDEKTLYVTGGKGLASRANPRGPNPNIKRTKDTEYIGRMFSGVLSIIPIPGPALLKKFTSQVYANTPYKPTPRIAPVVTAIPRRSGEASPIKHVIYIIKENRTYDQVFGDIKEGNGDPNLVLFGEAVTPNLHALVRQFVLLDNFYADSEVSADGHNWSTAAYATDYVEKTWPTNYSDRGRGYDYEGGVEVSRPTRGFLWDYAARAGLSYRSYGEFIEASESVDLPSRARERSLEGHFDPMYRPWDLNCPDRKRVDEWLREFHEFEEKGNLPRLEILRLPNDHTEGTAAGKPTPRAFVAENDLALGRLVEAVSHSKYWNSTALFVVEDDAQNGPDHVDAHRTEALVISPYTKRHFVDSTLYSTSSMLRTIELILGLPPMSQYDAAATPMWNSFTNSADLEPFAALAAQVPLDEKNPESAPGAKRSAAFNFSKEDSAPDIELNEIIWKSIKGADSEMPAPVRAAWVRNR; this is translated from the coding sequence ATGTTTTCGTGCTCACGGACTGAAATCCGTTTAAGTGCCAGCCTATTCCTCTGCCTGTTTTTGACCCTCGTCGATGTCTCTTTGCTCGCCCAGGAAAAACAACCATCGTCGAGCGCGGGAGGTTCGGTCCAACCTGCTCGCACTATTCCCTCACCATTGCCTTCCAAGCCGGGGGAGCCTGAGGGTTACCTGCTCCCGAATGGCTGGAAACTGACCCCCGCGGGGACCCAGGTGCCGCTGGGCGACCTCCCACTTCGTATTGCAGTCAGCCCTGATGGAAAACTTGTGGTCGCCACGAACAACGGTTACGGAGATCAAGGCTTGACAGTGGTGGATGTGGAGAAACAGGAAAAGGTCTTGACGGTTCCCATGGCGCGCGCCTGGCTGGGACTGCAATTTTCGAGCGACGGGAAGAAGCTCTATGCCTCCGGAGGTGGCGACAACAAAATACTCATTTATGGTGCTGACCGCGGGATCCAGCCACAGGCTGAAGAGATTCTCATCGGAGACCGCAAGCAATCCCTGTTCGTCTCCGGACTGTGCGTGGATGTCCCGGGGAAGAGGCTTTACGCGGCGCTCAACCTCTCCAACGAACTGGCCGTCGTCGATGTGAAGACCAGGAGTGTGGCCAAGACCATCGCGGTGGGTGATCACCCTTACACCTGCGTGGTCTCGCCCGATGGCAGCCGGGTGTATGTCAGCAACTGGGGTTCTCGATCCGTGTCTGAAGTGGATACGGTAGCCCTGAATGAAGTTCGAACGATCACGGTGGGCGACCATCCCAACGATCTTGCCCTCGCCGCAAACGGGAAACGTCTTTACGTGGCAAACGCCAATTCAAATTCCGTATCGGTCGTCGACCTCGCGGCGCACCGGACTACTGAAACCATCTCGGTGGCGCTCTATCCCCAATCTCCCATCGGGTCGACCACCAATGCGCTTGCCCTGACGCGTAACGGCCAAAAGTTATTCGTCGCCAATGCCGATAACAATGCGGTCGCGGTCATCGCCCTGGCCGCGCAAGGCCGCCCCCAGAGTGTCGTCGAAGGCTTCATTCCCGTGGGATGGTATCCCACGGCCCTGGTGCTGAGTCCGGATGAAAAAACGCTCTACGTGACCGGCGGGAAGGGTCTGGCCTCAAGAGCAAATCCCCGCGGTCCCAATCCCAATATCAAGCGGACCAAGGATACCGAGTACATTGGCCGTATGTTCTCAGGCGTGTTGAGCATTATCCCCATTCCAGGGCCTGCGCTCCTGAAGAAATTCACCTCACAGGTTTATGCCAACACACCCTACAAACCGACTCCACGGATCGCGCCGGTCGTGACCGCCATTCCCCGAAGATCAGGGGAGGCCTCTCCCATCAAGCATGTCATCTACATCATCAAAGAAAACCGGACCTACGACCAGGTGTTCGGCGACATCAAGGAGGGCAATGGAGATCCGAATCTGGTGTTGTTCGGAGAGGCGGTGACGCCCAACTTGCATGCGCTGGTACGTCAGTTTGTTCTGCTCGATAATTTTTATGCCGATTCAGAAGTCAGCGCCGATGGCCACAATTGGTCGACGGCGGCTTATGCGACAGACTATGTCGAAAAGACGTGGCCCACCAACTACTCCGATCGAGGTCGCGGATATGATTATGAAGGAGGCGTGGAGGTCTCCCGGCCCACCCGGGGATTTCTATGGGACTACGCGGCCCGCGCCGGCCTGAGCTATCGCAGCTACGGGGAGTTCATCGAGGCCTCCGAGTCGGTGGACCTTCCCTCCCGCGCGCGGGAAAGAAGCCTGGAAGGCCATTTTGATCCGATGTACCGCCCCTGGGACCTCAATTGTCCGGACCGGAAACGGGTCGATGAATGGTTACGCGAGTTTCATGAATTCGAGGAGAAGGGCAATCTTCCTCGCCTCGAGATCCTCCGTCTTCCGAACGATCACACCGAAGGAACCGCGGCGGGGAAACCGACTCCACGGGCCTTTGTGGCCGAAAACGATCTGGCCTTGGGCCGACTGGTGGAAGCGGTCTCCCACAGCAAATACTGGAATAGCACCGCCCTGTTCGTCGTCGAAGATGATGCGCAAAACGGCCCGGACCACGTGGACGCTCATCGCACGGAGGCCCTGGTGATCAGCCCTTACACCAAGCGTCACTTCGTCGACTCCACCCTGTATTCCACCTCCTCCATGCTCCGCACGATTGAACTGATCCTTGGCCTGCCACCCATGAGCCAGTACGACGCCGCAGCCACCCCGATGTGGAACTCCTTCACGAATAGTGCGGACCTCGAGCCCTTTGCCGCACTTGCGGCCCAGGTGCCGCTCGACGAGAAGAACCCGGAATCTGCGCCCGGCGCCAAGCGCAGCGCTGCTTTCAATTTTTCAAAAGAGGACTCCGCCCCCGACATCGAATTGAATGAGATCATTTGGAAATCCATCAAAGGCGCCGATTCAGAAATGCCCGCCCCTGTCCGCGCAGCCTGGGTGAGAAATCGATAG
- a CDS encoding tetratricopeptide repeat protein, whose protein sequence is MESESKINDFLELAELTPEDELVHYGLAQEYMKVGQFQKAVASLRRVIELKPDYAAAYRELGKALERGGNPEEAKDSFFEGRRLAEHHGDGQTVKEIDVFLKRLEKKKD, encoded by the coding sequence ATGGAATCGGAATCCAAGATCAATGATTTCCTTGAGCTGGCAGAACTCACGCCCGAGGATGAACTGGTGCACTATGGTCTGGCGCAGGAGTACATGAAGGTCGGACAATTCCAGAAAGCAGTTGCTTCCCTCAGGCGCGTGATTGAACTCAAACCCGACTATGCCGCCGCCTACCGGGAGCTGGGAAAGGCCCTGGAAAGGGGTGGAAATCCCGAGGAGGCGAAGGACTCTTTCTTCGAGGGGCGTCGGCTGGCTGAACACCACGGTGATGGACAAACAGTCAAAGAGATCGATGTGTTCTTGAAAAGGCTGGAAAAGAAAAAGGATTAA
- a CDS encoding isocitrate lyase/phosphoenolpyruvate mutase family protein → MTLQTQREKADSFRRLHQGGPILVLPNVWDVASARIVEQAGARSIATSSAGIAFALGHPDGQYIRCAEMVEAVGRIARAVDLPVTGDFEAGYGRTIEAIVENVRAVIGAGAAGINFEDGKGETIPELEDVNLQTDKIKAIRQLAASMGVPIVINARTDVFLAGIGDPSGRFDHAVRRANAYRKAGADCLFVPGVVDADTIARLVKLIDGPLNILAGPGCPAIPKLQEMGVARVSVGSKPMCATMGLVQQIARELLEKGTYTSLESPVNYAFMNQLFVKPH, encoded by the coding sequence GTGACCCTTCAGACGCAACGAGAAAAAGCGGACTCTTTTCGCCGGCTTCATCAGGGCGGACCGATCCTGGTGCTCCCGAATGTGTGGGATGTGGCGAGCGCGCGCATCGTTGAGCAGGCCGGCGCGCGGTCAATCGCTACCAGCAGCGCCGGAATCGCCTTCGCCCTGGGACATCCGGATGGACAGTACATCCGTTGCGCCGAGATGGTGGAAGCGGTGGGCCGCATCGCCCGGGCGGTCGACTTGCCGGTGACGGGAGACTTTGAGGCGGGATACGGGAGGACGATCGAAGCCATCGTTGAAAATGTCAGGGCTGTGATCGGGGCCGGGGCGGCGGGGATCAACTTTGAAGACGGGAAGGGAGAAACCATCCCCGAACTGGAAGATGTCAACCTCCAGACGGACAAGATCAAAGCGATACGCCAGTTGGCCGCGTCTATGGGCGTACCCATTGTAATCAATGCCCGCACGGATGTTTTCCTGGCGGGAATTGGGGATCCGTCGGGCCGGTTCGATCACGCGGTCCGCCGGGCGAACGCGTACCGGAAGGCGGGTGCCGACTGCCTTTTTGTGCCGGGAGTGGTGGATGCCGATACCATCGCCCGTCTCGTCAAATTAATTGATGGGCCGCTGAATATCCTGGCGGGCCCGGGTTGCCCTGCAATCCCAAAACTGCAGGAGATGGGTGTCGCCCGCGTGAGTGTCGGCTCTAAGCCGATGTGCGCGACGATGGGACTGGTCCAGCAAATCGCCCGCGAACTTCTGGAGAAGGGAACTTATACCTCCCTGGAAAGCCCTGTTAATTACGCTTTCATGAACCAGCTTTTTGTGAAGCCTCATTAG
- a CDS encoding radical SAM protein: MYTPDGTRIKTAKRPTVSKLTQAAPATPHEFEGYLGHPITRRILKHLTQGPNGHTPMEKIFYSYRNPDASLYEKIKYAPVHKAIDYFIARTRISPERAVEKVFHHRPTTRTLLNTARSVAIHGLLAPQRFIAPLLVVWNITNACNLSCRHCYQDAVHKRGSDELNRAEKLSVVDQLSENLVPLIALAGGEPLVDPDVWAVLERAQQKMVYATLATNGTLLTPRNCERLASLGVKYVEVSLDSVDPAVHDDFRQMKGAWARSVEGIKNVSAAGMRCGIACCFTRDTVEHAQEMIDLAISLGADTFVHFNFIPVGRGVEMAHEDMSPAQREALLILLQKTLNEGRISVMSTAPQFGRACLMFGDPEGMMAMGHGGSGRGQQARVVSKYIGGCGAHRCYCSIQPNGQVNPCVYMPTRTIGDLRKTPFAEIWNQPLEAILSDRDDRGDHCGVCDYRSFCGGCRARAESYTGDVQAGDPGCVYNEHMWKEVIARGERELGILNEPTARKVGVGGRTKMTSPMDAESRLDPHPEMPAVDSSRPSKVSPNPSH, encoded by the coding sequence ATGTATACCCCCGACGGCACTCGTATCAAGACCGCCAAGCGGCCAACCGTTTCCAAGCTGACCCAGGCGGCGCCCGCCACTCCCCACGAATTTGAAGGGTATCTCGGCCATCCCATTACCCGGAGGATCCTGAAACATTTGACGCAGGGTCCCAATGGGCACACGCCCATGGAAAAAATCTTCTATTCCTACCGCAATCCTGACGCCTCGCTTTATGAGAAGATCAAATATGCTCCGGTCCACAAAGCCATCGATTACTTCATCGCCAGGACCCGGATATCGCCCGAGCGGGCAGTGGAGAAGGTCTTTCATCACAGGCCCACGACGCGGACGCTCCTGAACACCGCGCGTTCGGTGGCCATTCACGGTCTGCTGGCCCCCCAGCGATTTATCGCCCCCTTGCTGGTGGTCTGGAACATCACCAATGCCTGTAACCTGTCTTGCCGGCACTGTTATCAGGACGCGGTTCACAAGCGGGGTTCCGACGAGCTGAACCGGGCCGAGAAATTGAGCGTGGTGGACCAGCTTTCAGAAAACCTCGTTCCGTTGATCGCCCTGGCGGGCGGTGAGCCGCTGGTCGACCCCGATGTCTGGGCGGTATTGGAGCGAGCCCAACAAAAGATGGTGTATGCGACGCTCGCAACCAATGGAACCCTGCTCACTCCCCGCAACTGCGAACGTCTCGCTTCCCTCGGGGTCAAATACGTGGAGGTTTCGTTAGACTCCGTTGATCCTGCCGTCCATGACGATTTTCGCCAGATGAAGGGGGCCTGGGCCCGGTCCGTTGAGGGTATCAAGAATGTGAGTGCGGCGGGGATGCGATGTGGAATTGCCTGCTGCTTCACCCGCGATACCGTCGAGCATGCGCAGGAGATGATTGACCTCGCCATTTCACTCGGGGCGGACACTTTTGTCCATTTCAACTTCATTCCCGTCGGACGGGGCGTCGAAATGGCCCATGAAGACATGTCGCCGGCACAGCGTGAAGCCCTCTTGATCCTCCTTCAAAAAACCTTGAACGAGGGAAGGATCAGCGTCATGTCGACGGCGCCCCAATTCGGGCGGGCCTGTCTGATGTTCGGCGATCCCGAAGGCATGATGGCGATGGGGCACGGCGGGTCAGGCCGGGGCCAACAGGCGCGTGTCGTTTCCAAGTACATCGGGGGCTGCGGAGCTCATCGGTGCTATTGTTCGATCCAGCCCAACGGCCAGGTCAATCCCTGCGTCTACATGCCGACGCGGACGATCGGCGACCTTCGCAAGACCCCTTTCGCGGAAATCTGGAACCAGCCCCTGGAAGCGATTTTGAGCGACCGGGATGATCGCGGCGATCATTGCGGCGTGTGTGACTACCGCTCCTTTTGCGGTGGCTGCCGCGCCCGGGCTGAAAGCTATACCGGAGATGTCCAGGCGGGAGACCCCGGGTGCGTCTACAATGAGCATATGTGGAAAGAGGTCATCGCCCGTGGCGAGCGTGAATTGGGAATCTTGAATGAACCCACAGCCCGAAAAGTGGGCGTGGGTGGCCGAACAAAAATGACCTCTCCAATGGACGCTGAGTCGCGCCTGGATCCCCATCCAGAGATGCCGGCAGTCGATTCGAGCCGTCCCTCCAAGGTCAGTCCGAACCCCTCGCATTAA
- the thiC gene encoding phosphomethylpyrimidine synthase ThiC, producing the protein MSASPKFLSETAQVDEAVIKPLPRSRKIYVQGSRPDIRVPMREISQADTPTSSGVESNPPICVYDTSGPYTDPEVQLDIRSGLSGLRSPWIEERGDTEGLPAPSSVYGRKRLADPRLAELRFNLRRLPLRANPEGNVSQMHYARKGIITPEMEFIAIRENQRLNGLAAIDRWQHPGEDFGASIPKTITPEFVRSEVARGRAIIPANINHPELEPMIIGRNFLVKINANIGNSAVSSSIQEEVQKMTWAIRWGGDTVMDLSTGKNIHETREWILRNCPVPVGTVPIYQALEKVEGRAEELTWEMFSDTLIEQAEQGVDYFTIHAGVRLAFVPLTAGRMTGIVSRGGSILAKWCLAHHQENFLYTHFEEICEIMKAYDVSFSLGDGLRPGSIRDANDEAQIAELKTLGELTEIAWKHEVQTMIEGPGHVPMQLIKENMDLQLRYCHEAPFYTLGPLATDIAPGYDHITSAIGAAMIGWYGTAMLCYVTPKEHLGLPDKDDVKDGIIAYKIAAHAADLAKGHPGAQVRDNALSKARFEFRWEDQFNLGLDPDRARTFHDETLPKESSKLAHFCSMCGPHFCSMKITQDVRDYAAQLGISEDQAIQKGLDDKSEEFVKSGSQIYQEI; encoded by the coding sequence ATGAGTGCCAGCCCGAAATTCCTCAGCGAGACAGCGCAGGTCGACGAGGCGGTCATCAAGCCTCTGCCCCGCTCCCGAAAGATCTACGTCCAGGGTTCCCGACCTGATATTCGGGTGCCCATGCGGGAAATCAGTCAGGCCGACACCCCCACGAGTTCCGGCGTGGAGAGCAATCCACCTATTTGCGTTTACGACACCTCAGGGCCATACACCGATCCCGAAGTACAATTGGACATTCGCTCCGGATTGTCGGGCCTCCGCTCGCCTTGGATCGAAGAACGGGGAGACACGGAAGGGCTGCCCGCCCCAAGTTCAGTCTATGGCCGGAAGCGGCTCGCTGATCCGCGATTGGCCGAGTTGCGCTTCAATCTCAGACGACTGCCTCTCCGTGCAAACCCCGAGGGCAATGTGTCGCAGATGCACTATGCGCGCAAGGGAATTATCACGCCTGAAATGGAGTTTATCGCCATCCGCGAAAACCAAAGACTTAACGGCCTGGCGGCGATCGACCGATGGCAACATCCCGGCGAAGATTTCGGGGCATCGATTCCGAAGACCATCACCCCGGAATTCGTGCGCAGCGAAGTCGCCCGGGGCCGCGCCATCATTCCGGCCAACATCAACCATCCGGAATTGGAGCCGATGATCATCGGGCGGAATTTCCTGGTGAAGATCAACGCCAACATCGGGAACTCCGCGGTCTCCTCCTCGATCCAGGAGGAAGTCCAGAAAATGACCTGGGCGATCCGCTGGGGGGGCGATACGGTGATGGACCTCTCCACGGGGAAGAACATCCATGAGACCCGCGAGTGGATTTTGCGCAATTGTCCGGTTCCGGTGGGCACGGTGCCGATTTATCAGGCCCTGGAAAAAGTGGAAGGCAGGGCGGAGGAATTGACGTGGGAGATGTTCAGCGACACGCTGATTGAGCAGGCCGAGCAGGGCGTGGACTACTTCACCATCCATGCCGGAGTGCGTCTCGCCTTCGTGCCCCTGACTGCAGGCCGCATGACCGGCATTGTGTCCCGCGGCGGCTCAATCCTGGCCAAGTGGTGCCTCGCTCATCATCAGGAGAACTTCCTCTACACCCACTTCGAGGAAATCTGCGAAATCATGAAGGCCTACGACGTCAGCTTCTCGCTGGGGGATGGGTTGCGCCCGGGCTCCATTCGCGACGCCAACGACGAAGCCCAGATCGCGGAATTGAAGACCCTGGGTGAACTCACCGAGATCGCGTGGAAGCATGAGGTGCAGACGATGATCGAAGGACCGGGTCATGTCCCGATGCAGCTCATCAAAGAGAACATGGACCTGCAATTGAGATATTGTCACGAGGCGCCCTTTTACACCCTGGGACCCCTGGCCACCGACATCGCCCCGGGCTATGACCACATCACTTCCGCCATTGGCGCGGCGATGATCGGATGGTATGGCACGGCGATGTTGTGCTACGTGACCCCGAAGGAACACCTCGGACTACCCGATAAAGACGACGTCAAGGACGGGATCATTGCCTACAAGATCGCGGCGCACGCCGCGGATCTGGCCAAGGGCCATCCGGGGGCACAGGTCCGAGACAACGCGCTTTCCAAGGCGCGCTTCGAATTCCGATGGGAAGACCAGTTCAATCTGGGGCTGGATCCAGACCGGGCGCGCACCTTCCATGACGAAACCCTTCCCAAGGAGTCTTCCAAGCTGGCGCATTTCTGCTCCATGTGCGGGCCACATTTCTGCTCCATGAAGATCACGCAGGACGTCCGGGATTACGCAGCCCAGCTCGGGATCTCTGAAGATCAGGCGATCCAGAAGGGATTGGACGATAAATCGGAGGAATTCGTCAAAAGCGGCAGCCAGATTTACCAGGAGATTTAA
- a CDS encoding glycosyltransferase family 9 protein, with protein MISPKTILIVRWARLGDVILSEPAVRLCRQLFPEAHISYLTGHRCAPVLKMIPAVDEIIALDRVALRDGSKFSSIRRIFQFANEMRRRKFDLAIDLVGFRESELLVLWTAARWRVGLKRFQKPYWGFCFNLPPVAEDKSLLVAQMFRRVVESLAPDNLHLPVAGFRSSDPAGGDLSRLPPRESVIPCLKVPPAAEAMALQFWEEHGLQGLDEVYGFQMSASGEIRTWPVERFIDLAGRISSHARRNGRRAGVVNFSAVHEAALCQKITRAMQEDGNTAVAAIGPGDRAEAIPQLAGLLNRCTAVVSNDTGPMHLSAAVGTPTLGLFSIGVTDHYRPLGARCRFLQKNPLSQLTVDEVFNELILMVE; from the coding sequence ATGATTTCACCGAAAACCATTTTGATCGTTCGCTGGGCGCGTCTGGGGGATGTCATTCTCTCAGAGCCTGCCGTCCGTCTTTGCCGCCAGCTTTTCCCCGAAGCGCACATCAGCTACCTTACCGGACACCGTTGTGCGCCAGTCCTGAAGATGATCCCGGCCGTGGATGAGATCATCGCCTTGGACCGGGTGGCCCTGCGCGATGGAAGCAAGTTTTCGTCGATTCGCAGAATTTTTCAGTTTGCCAATGAAATGCGAAGGCGGAAATTTGATCTGGCGATTGACCTGGTCGGATTCCGCGAATCTGAGCTGCTCGTCCTTTGGACCGCGGCCCGGTGGCGGGTCGGCCTGAAGCGATTCCAAAAGCCCTACTGGGGGTTTTGCTTTAATCTCCCGCCGGTGGCCGAAGATAAATCTCTTCTCGTTGCTCAAATGTTCCGTAGGGTGGTCGAGAGTCTTGCCCCGGACAACCTGCATTTACCCGTGGCGGGGTTCCGCTCATCCGACCCCGCAGGGGGTGATCTTTCACGTCTGCCCCCCCGCGAGTCCGTTATCCCCTGTCTCAAAGTGCCGCCGGCTGCTGAAGCCATGGCCCTTCAATTCTGGGAAGAACATGGGTTGCAGGGGCTGGATGAGGTGTACGGATTTCAGATGTCGGCTTCCGGGGAGATTCGCACCTGGCCGGTGGAACGTTTCATCGATCTGGCCGGTCGAATCTCAAGCCATGCCCGGAGAAACGGGCGTCGTGCCGGCGTCGTGAACTTTTCTGCTGTCCACGAGGCCGCCTTGTGCCAAAAAATCACTCGGGCCATGCAGGAGGACGGAAACACCGCGGTCGCCGCCATCGGGCCAGGTGACCGTGCCGAAGCCATCCCGCAACTCGCGGGGTTGTTGAACCGTTGCACGGCGGTCGTAAGCAACGACACCGGACCCATGCATTTGAGTGCCGCCGTTGGAACCCCGACCCTGGGGCTGTTCAGCATTGGAGTCACAGATCACTACCGGCCGCTGGGCGCCCGCTGTCGATTCCTTCAGAAGAACCCCCTCTCCCAACTTACGGTTGACGAGGTTTTCAACGAATTGATTCTCATGGTGGAATGA